A window of Punica granatum isolate Tunisia-2019 chromosome 8, ASM765513v2, whole genome shotgun sequence genomic DNA:
GATATATCAACTCCGATATGGAGGAAATTACAATATCACTCTTGTTTGTGCTTTCAGTATACAAGAAGCACCACCCTCCTTCCTTGCTCGATGAAGTATGGAGACTAGAAAAGATTGGGAAAGATGGAGCTTTCCATAAGCGACTTAGTCGAGAAAACATCTTCACTGTAAAGGATTTCCTTACTCTACTATCCTTAGACCCATCAAGGCTCCGAAATGTAAGTTGTTTACTCTAATGGCAGGAGttccacttcattcttcccTTTCATTTCAACTTTCATCTAGATGGGGTGTTTGAGTTATCCACttcctttgattttgtatattGTCTTGGTGGATCTCCAGATATTGGGCACCGGTATGTCTGCAAAGATGTGGGAAGTCACAGTTGATCATGCACGAACATGTGTCCTTGATAAGAGAGTTTATCTGTACTTCCCTCCTCCTGCCTCGGAGATTAAAACAGGTGTCGTCTTCAATATCATCGGACAAGTGATGGGACTACTTTCAGAATGTCAGTATGTTCCAATCGATAAATTGTCCGAAACCCAAAAGGCAAGCTCCTACAACCACCATCTGTTTGGCTGTGAAGAACTAGCTTGCTTTTCTCTGACTTCTTGATTTTGCTGTTTACCATCAGACTGATGCCCAAGGCTTGGTGATTTCGGCATTCCAGCATTGGGAGGATGTAGTATGCTTCGACGAAGAATCCTCTTTGGCAGGCAGCTCTTCCTGTGTGGCAAGCACCACTATCTGCAACACAAGCTCGCCCAAGACTGAGAATTCTAACAGTAACCGGGTCATGGCTTCTGATCGAGTTGGTGGGTTCGATTACACACAACCCAGTGCCTCATCTCCTGACATAATCTCATCCATCTATTCCACAGGGGATGTTAGCGGGTTGGATGATTATTCCTTGCCTAGCATAGAAAATATGGCTCTTCGATATGATCAGGCCCTGAGCTTTCCCACGCAAGTTAGCTCCTCCATGATGTGCGACACGAGATCCATCACACAAGATTTCTTTGATGAGGATCATCTCCAGTTTTTCGACGCTGATTGCCCCCTTGAGTCGCAGATCCCAAACTTCGAGTCTACGGCTGATCTCCAATGTGCAGTTGATAGCTTCCTACTGAGGCGTTCGTCCATTTCTAATTCTACAGGCAATGCTCAGAGGAGGTGGACGAAGCTCTTCAGTGTCTTGAAGTGGTTCGCGATAAGGAAGATTGTAATTAGAAGAACCCGAATTCGTGCACATCCTGAAAGGTGGTAAAGAGTTATGTCTACATCCCGTATAAAGAAGCATTTGTCCCATTCCACGAAGATGGTGAGGGCGCCTAATAGCTTTTCGGGCTGCTTATAAAGAAGCATTTCTCACATTCCACGAAGATGGTGAGGGCTGCCTATTAGCTTTTCGGGCTGCTTCTTGGCGTAATTGGCAATTTGTTTTCAGCTATATcttatgtaaatatttatatctatgTAGATCTGCTTTGGCAGATTAGGGAGCCGCGACCGAGCTGCCTGATGGGTTGAACTCGAAGTGGCAATGTTGGCTTCTAAATGCTCGCTCGCTTTTCACGTTGTATCACGTGTTGCAGTAATGCTGATTAAATGAATGCCTTGAGTTTCTCTTTTCTGTCTTTGAGCATTCTAATGGACCATCTGTGAACAtgccatatatatagagaCATTATATTCACAAAGCATCAGTTATTTTACGCATTTATTCAACTAATGCGGCTCTATTTAGTCAGCAAATCaggttttcttttgttgtcTGTATAGTACTCAAGCTGAATAGTCAATCCATGCACTTGACAATTTTCTTCTGAGGCTAAAGATTATACCGTTGCTTACTTCGAAATCTATCTTGCTTATTGGATAACAAATAAACTCCTCCTGTGTTTTCGTCCATGTGGCGATCACCTGCCTGAAAATCTCTTGTTAATGCTATAGTCAGGTGGACCTGCGATTTGAGCTACAAGGTGGACCGCAGGCTTCTGATTCCTTGGTATAGTCCTAATCATCAACATGAATATTTGATCATGGTTATTAGACTCGCGAGTCGAGACGTTGAATCGCAGGATTCTCACGGGAGATTAGCCCTGATTTCACCTCGGGGATCGAAATCttagaatcgtagaatcggtgAGATCCTACTGATCCTACATTAGACTCAAAACTAAAAATTGGACCAAGCCCAATTCAGTTGTTCGGCCCATAGAGCAGCCCgactggatttttttttccctcttctaCTGATCGATGAATGAATGGAAAATTGACTCATGACTTCTGAATTCTGTCGAAGTCTCGAAGAAAGGAAATACTCCAGTCGTACCTTCTCCGATTGCTCAAATCTTGCATTCTCCTATTGAAATTGCCTCCATCCCCCTCTCAAATTGCCGATTGTAATCGTCGTCCTTCCTCCTTCGGTTGAAATTGCCGATTATAATCGTTTTCCTTCGAGCACTGTTGTATGCTGTTGTCTGCTTCAAGCTCTCTACTGCTGTCCTGTTGTGCGTCGATAATGTTGGTGTTGGCGATGAAGATTTGGATAGATTTGATCTATTTATTCATCCTATGTTATGTTGttagctttttatttttgtttcgaGAGTTTGAGTTATGAACTGTGATTTGATTTTTGGTAATTTGTAATGACGTCGTGTGCTTTTATGACTTATTGTTGATCGGTGGTTTTTATTAAACTTGAATGAACAAGGATTGATCTTTTATACTAGACAAAAGTTGTGACTTACGAGTTATAATGAACATGAAagtatgttatatatatactttttttcttttttaattatagacAGAGTCTTATGACCCGCGACTCAattctacgattcacgatCCTACGACTCCCAACCAATCCTAGGATCACGATCCTGATAACCCTGATTTGGACCTTGAttttcgataatttgtaaTAATGTCTCGTATTTTTATGATCTATTATTAGTTTGTggtttttatttgaatgaataaGGATTGATCTTCTCTAGCTCAGGAAAGTAtgatacatatttatatatatgtatatatgcgttgtttttaaattatagATAGAATCTTACTATTCACAATTTGATTTTTCGATTCACGATTTCATGATCCTATACAAGGTTGTTAGAATAGCAATTCCACGTTGAATTGATATTCTAACAACCTTGtatttgatctttctttgTCTCGAGCTTCGATGAACTGACTTCGTGTATTGTTTTCGTCTGCAGGTCTAGCAGCAGAGTTCAACTTGCAATTGACAAGCTGAAGGCGCCTCTATAAAATCGTAGCTCGCACTTATAAGGAATTGGAAGCAGAGGAAGCGAGAAAGCAAAATGGAAGAACAGGGAAAGAGAAGCCATGTCGTTGTGCTAACTTACCCGGCACAGGGCCACATCAACCCGCTCCTCCAATTCACGAAGCGCTTAGCTGCCAAGGGCCTCAGGGCCACCTTTGCCACCACCCCCTACACCATCCTTTCCATTCGATCCACCACCATCGGCCTCGAGCCGATATCCGACGGTTTCGATGAGGGCGGCTTCAGCCTCGCCCCCTCAACTGAAGCCTACTTGGAATCATTCAAGACGGCTGGCTCTAAAACACTGTCTGATCTCGTCCAGAAGTTCATCCACACCGAGGACCCCGTGACCTGCATAGTTTACgactctcttcttccttgggCCATGGACGTGGCGAGGAAGTTTGGGATCTACTCGGCTCTTCTGTTGACCGTCTCTGCATCCGTTAGTTCTCTATTTTGGCATATCCACAGGGGACAGTTGAGCTTTCCGGTGAAGCTGGAGGAGGATGATCAGCCGCTGACAGTGCCGGGGATTCCACCGATCAGGCATGGTGAGCTCCCAACCTTCCTTGCACGGCCCGAGGACCAGTCGGCTTATTTGAGTGTGATTATGGGAATGTATGCAACTCTCGACCAGCATGACTTTGTGTTCTGCAACTCATCTGAAGAGCTGGAGATTGAGGTAAACAGCAATTCCTTTTGCACTTATTGGCCCCGAGACATCCTATAAATTTcgggaaaaaatatatatatgtatatatatataaggtagTGATACTATTGACGTGCTGAATTCCGGATTACCGACTCTCTCTGAAACCAACCCCGTCACCAAAAGATCCTAACCAAAGAGAACCGGTTTTCGAGTTATGGTTTTGGGACTTTCTGCATCATGAGGTGCATCCAGCTCGATTCGCTTGTTTTGCCAAAGAACATTATAGATTCGCTTTGTTTTCTATCCCAGATTCAAGAAGCAGATGATCATGACCGATCGAAAAACCGGACCTAAAAGAATAATTCTTTCGGGTTGAATTTGATTTGGTTCTGGATCATGATTATCTTCTTTAGCAACTCTAATCTGCAGCTCTATTAGAGTGATTGATGATAGCATCTATGCTTTATCCTCTTTGCGTTTTctttctctgaactttttGTTGCTTTTGATTGTGGATTAGTCAGTGAAAGCAATGTCCGGGCAATGGCCGTTGGTGATGGTGGGCCCTCTCATTCCTTTGGCCTATTCATCATCACATCAGAGTGAAGAAGACACAGCCTATGGAGCCAACCTGTGGGACCCTTCCAATGAGCCCTACCTCCAATGGCTGGACCAGAGGGAGCCCAACTCGGTGATCTATGTCTCGTTTGGTAGCATGGCCAAGATCCCACAGGCCCAGGTTGAAGAATTCGCCTCGGGCCTGAAACTCACAAACAAGCCCTTCCTGTGGGTGTTGAAGGACTACCCTAAGGACAAACTGCCGGTAGGATGCCTCGGTTCGGGTGGCGAGACGTTCAGGAGAGGGCTAGTCGTGGAATGGTGCAATCAGCTCGAAGTATTGGCCCATCGGGCCGTGGGTTGCTTCTTCACCCATTGTGGGTGGAACTCGACCCTCGAGGGGATCAGCCTTGGGGTGCCCATGGTGGGTGCTCCGATATGGAGCGACCAACCGATGAATGCCAAGTTTGTGGATGAGGTCCTAGGTTTGGGCGTCCGGGCTAAGAGAGATGAGGCAGGGATCCTGACTGCTCGGGAAATCGAGAGGTGTGTCCATGAAGTTATGGACGGGGAGAGGAGCGATGAGTTCAGAGCGAATGCGTCGAATTGGGCTGAGAAAGCCAAAGGATCAGTTAGTAAAGGCGGTAGCTCAGACAGGAACATTGAAGAGTTCATCGCGAAGCTGGTCAAGCGTGGGAGAAAGATCGATTGAGAGATAATTCAAGGGCTAATGAAATCATTCTATAACATGTCTATTTCATTCTACATAAGAATTCAAGCGGAGTCTGAATAGCCGTTTAATGGCAATAATTATGTAAATCGTAACCTTTTATCAATTATGTTAACAAAGGAGGATCCTGGATGTTGCTATGAGATCCATTCAAAAGCTGTAGCGCAAGAGGAAGCTCGAGAGCATGCAAGTGCTCGGCGAGGATCTGAGCCACACGTTCGACCGGTTTTATCCTATTTTTCCTGGCAACAGCGGGACAATAGCGGGATGAAATATAACTACCGGGAAAGGAGCTATGAGGAAACTATCCTATTATTTTGAAGTTAATTAAGGagattttttcataattaataaaacaGAAAACATAATCGAGTCCAAAATCTTTTACACCCCGTTTAGTTTtgcaatctgattttaagattttaactataattttaactatattcattacacaacaaaaatcaattctttcaattaaaaaatgtaGGCCAcatatataaagttataaaCTAACATACAActccattatactcaattcaatttttaatattaaattataccaactattcattactttttcaacaattcaacaacatagtCATTACACAATTAtcactttctcttaactattcattactttttcatatttttttctcataattcaacaaaacaatcattacaacccaattaaaatcaaaactcaactcttttaactctaaaactaaataCATTATTAATTTCTAGATCAATGCGAATTCCATTGCAAAATACTAAAATATGTATTGTGCTATAGTGCTAGGAAAGGGCTCCACCACGAGGAAGGCCCATAATGGCCATAACATGactttgttgttgttgtttttttttttgggggggtttaaaatttaaatagtaAAATTATTTGGTGAATGAATGAAAAGGTTAAGGTATGGTTACGTGGGATGAGTTGGACTTTAGGCCTAACTTTCGGTCCAAGTCGGCTGTTTAGACAAATAAAGTTATTTATATTCAACTTGTCCTCCTCTTTGCCGTTCGATTCGACTCGCAAAAGGGAGACGCACAACTGAAAGTGACTCAAAATTCAAATCGTTGTTGTctttatgatttattttctatttcatttcCGAACTATCTTATCGTCCTTTTGAATTTTCCAAGATAACATGTATGATTTTCCTGGATCATTCGAGCAAATCCACTTTCACGAGGTCATTAGTATCTTAAAAATTGGTTAATCAGACTAATTCGCGGCCTTGGTGGTTGACcggcaaaagaaaaaaaatacatattttattgtcTTCGGGGGACAAAATTAAATCCTCGGATGATGATTTGGCGCCGTCATGATTCATATCTGAGAAAGAAACGTGTCGCGAAATGACTCCCCTGCCCCTGTCAGGGGAAGACCGAGTACGCTAGAGTTCCATACTCGCGCCAAAAATCAACTACTTCCCATCAGAAAGAAACCACAGCTCATCAAAATAAAGCAAAAGTAAGGAATGaatggagttttttttttaataacgaGGATGTTCGGTTGCACTCGACTAAATTTTTACGATCCACTAGAACATTCTGCAACATAGAAAATAACACAGCTCGATTAAATGGGAGCAAATTGAATTTAGATCTTTATCGTAAGAGTCGCACAGTTTAATGATCACACAGATCACTTAAATCGAAACCCTCTGACGGCTCGAATTTGAATCTTTACCAAGGGAGTCGTAACCCGTACCACTGGACCAGCTGGCCAACCATGAGTTCAAgctttttgttattattatcgacccttttttttattattgtctCTCTGTCTTTCTAAAAAAGTCTGCCAAAGACTCTGTCTCATCTTCAAATCTCATTCTTCAGCTTCTGTGGGCTGATTCTTGATTTTTGGTTTCTGCTCTGaattgaggaagaagaggagatgGCAAGTTCATATGGAGGGACGAAGCAGAAGTGCACGGCATGTGAGAAGACTGTGTATTGGGTTGAAGAGCTCACAGCTGATAACAGAGTCTATCACAAGTCCTGCTTCAGATGCCATCACTGCAAGGGCACCCTCAAGGTAACTGAAGCAGTTCTCTTCCGGGTTCCGGTCTGAGTTTTAACATCTTTCGAGCTTCTTATAGTGCCCGAGTTAATGTTGGGAAGGTTATGAATCTGTTCAGAAACACTGGGGAGAATTGGTTGAAGCTGAAGTTTCTGTTTTACTGGTACTTTGTCCTGTCTGTGTTTTAGTTCTTCCCATTTGACATCGAGGACCAGTTCGATGATCATGATTCGTGATGGTAACTCGTTGATTAGTACCCAAAAATTGATCTGTCTGGTTGATGGTTCAATATTCGTTGATAGTTGCATCTTGGAATGATTGACTGAGGAACACAGTTTGATCCTTTCGGGTTATGTTTCTAGTCCTGAACTGGACGAGTTTGAGGATTCGTAAGATAGCCATGACTTACCAGATGCCATCTGTGGATCCGTCAAAAGACAAGTTATCAATCTTCGAAGATTGGTAACTTGTCTTGTTATGGCCTTCTCTTGTGAAGATTGATAAGTTTGAGACGAGTTTGAGTTCTCCGGTTCCTACGCCGTTCAGTGTCTGACTTCATGTATGTTCTGCAGCTGGGTAATTACTCCTCCTACGACGGCGTGTTATACTGCAAGCCCCATTTCGATCAGCTCTTCAAGATGACTGGACGATTAGATAAAAGTTTTGAAGGTGATtgtgaacatatatatttatatgtgattATGTTCCTTCCGATGATGATCGGTTTCCCGTTTTCTGTCAATTACTGATCGGTCCTCTTCTTCTGTTCAGGTACTCCGAAAACTGTTAACAGACCGGCCGATCAGGTACCTTTCCATCTGTGCTTAAACTAGCTGCTATTCTATCTTGCTGTACGATTCGTTAAGATTTCGTGTAGTAGAATCCTCTAAATATTCTTATGAAAGTGAGATCACTTGCCTTTTCAGGTCCAAACCAACAGCAGATTCTCGAGTTTCTTCGCCGGAACCCAGGAGAAGTGTCTTGCTTGCAAGAAAACTGTATACCCAATCGAAAAGGTAGAGGACGGTGATATAGATTGGCTTATGTGAAAGTTTCGGAAGATGAGCTATCTCGTGATCCTCTTTTCAGGTGGCAGTCGATGGGAAATCATACCACAGGCCTTGCTTCAGATGCGCTCGAGGAGGGTGCATGGTCACGCCACTGAACTACGTAACGCATGAGAACCGGATCTACTGTAAACACCACCATAGCCAACTATTCAAGGAGAAAGGCAACTTCAGCAAACTTGACAATCACCAGCAGTTCACCAAGCTCGAAGAGCAATCTGCCAAGCTCGACAATCCCGAGCAATCTGCTAAGCTCGACAATCACGAGCAATCTACCAAGCTCGATAATCACGAGCAGGTGGTGAAAGAACTCACAGTGACAGTGACCGA
This region includes:
- the LOC116189242 gene encoding calmodulin-binding protein 60 A-like isoform X1, whose translation is MSPKRQQEDGRTRSDGSGVDDKRRRMPTFESVVVDMMKMRSVQHLLEPVLEPLIRKVVKEEVEIALRKHMNSMKSYTCSRSCGKEVHASELRSLQLQFLNSLSLPVFTGARIEGEDCSALKVALIDMLTGQIVNSGPESLAKFEIVVLEGDFDGDEGENWTSEEFKNNIVREREGKKPLLTGEAVLNLKDGIGLVGEISFTDNSSWTRSRRFRLGVRVVDHFEGVRIKEAKTESFVVRDHRGELYKKHHPPSLLDEVWRLEKIGKDGAFHKRLSRENIFTVKDFLTLLSLDPSRLRNILGTGMSAKMWEVTVDHARTCVLDKRVYLYFPPPASEIKTGVVFNIIGQVMGLLSECQYVPIDKLSETQKTDAQGLVISAFQHWEDVVCFDEESSLAGSSSCVASTTICNTSSPKTENSNSNRVMASDRVGGFDYTQPSASSPDIISSIYSTGDVSGLDDYSLPSIENMALRYDQALSFPTQVSSSMMCDTRSITQDFFDEDHLQFFDADCPLESQIPNFESTADLQCAVDSFLLRRSSISNSTGNAQRRWTKLFSVLKWFAIRKIVIRRTRIRAHPERW
- the LOC116189242 gene encoding calmodulin-binding protein 60 A-like isoform X2; protein product: MSPKRQQEDGRTRSDGSGVDDKRRRMPTFESVVVDMMKMRSVQHLLEPVLEPLIRKVVKEEVEIALRKHMNSMKRSCGKEVHASELRSLQLQFLNSLSLPVFTGARIEGEDCSALKVALIDMLTGQIVNSGPESLAKFEIVVLEGDFDGDEGENWTSEEFKNNIVREREGKKPLLTGEAVLNLKDGIGLVGEISFTDNSSWTRSRRFRLGVRVVDHFEGVRIKEAKTESFVVRDHRGELYKKHHPPSLLDEVWRLEKIGKDGAFHKRLSRENIFTVKDFLTLLSLDPSRLRNILGTGMSAKMWEVTVDHARTCVLDKRVYLYFPPPASEIKTGVVFNIIGQVMGLLSECQYVPIDKLSETQKTDAQGLVISAFQHWEDVVCFDEESSLAGSSSCVASTTICNTSSPKTENSNSNRVMASDRVGGFDYTQPSASSPDIISSIYSTGDVSGLDDYSLPSIENMALRYDQALSFPTQVSSSMMCDTRSITQDFFDEDHLQFFDADCPLESQIPNFESTADLQCAVDSFLLRRSSISNSTGNAQRRWTKLFSVLKWFAIRKIVIRRTRIRAHPERW
- the LOC116189432 gene encoding flavonol 7-O-beta-glucosyltransferase UGT74F1-like, encoding MEEQGKRSHVVVLTYPAQGHINPLLQFTKRLAAKGLRATFATTPYTILSIRSTTIGLEPISDGFDEGGFSLAPSTEAYLESFKTAGSKTLSDLVQKFIHTEDPVTCIVYDSLLPWAMDVARKFGIYSALLLTVSASVSSLFWHIHRGQLSFPVKLEEDDQPLTVPGIPPIRHGELPTFLARPEDQSAYLSVIMGMYATLDQHDFVFCNSSEELEIESVKAMSGQWPLVMVGPLIPLAYSSSHQSEEDTAYGANLWDPSNEPYLQWLDQREPNSVIYVSFGSMAKIPQAQVEEFASGLKLTNKPFLWVLKDYPKDKLPVGCLGSGGETFRRGLVVEWCNQLEVLAHRAVGCFFTHCGWNSTLEGISLGVPMVGAPIWSDQPMNAKFVDEVLGLGVRAKRDEAGILTAREIERCVHEVMDGERSDEFRANASNWAEKAKGSVSKGGSSDRNIEEFIAKLVKRGRKID
- the LOC116188216 gene encoding LIM domain-containing protein WLIM1-like, which codes for MASSYGGTKQKCTACEKTVYWVEELTADNRVYHKSCFRCHHCKGTLKLGNYSSYDGVLYCKPHFDQLFKMTGRLDKSFEGTPKTVNRPADQVQTNSRFSSFFAGTQEKCLACKKTVYPIEKVAVDGKSYHRPCFRCARGGCMVTPLNYVTHENRIYCKHHHSQLFKEKGNFSKLDNHQQFTKLEEQSAKLDNPEQSAKLDNHEQSTKLDNHEQVVKELTVTVTENGNGTA